A genomic stretch from Arachis stenosperma cultivar V10309 chromosome 3, arast.V10309.gnm1.PFL2, whole genome shotgun sequence includes:
- the LOC130966103 gene encoding uncharacterized protein LOC130966103 gives MDFYDGTTDPKHHLSNFKSRMYLADTSDATRCKAFQTTLIKAPMKWFDNLPHRSVTSFDNLSRKFLMRFSIQKDKVKHALSLLGVKQEVREPLRDYMERFNKECLEIQDLPTETVIMGLINGLREGPFS, from the coding sequence atggacttCTACGACGGAACCACTGACCCAAAGCATCACTTGAGcaatttcaaaagtcggatgtacctagccGACACCTCTGATGCTACTCGCTGCAAGGCTTTCCAGACGACCTTGATAAAGGCaccgatgaagtggttcgataatCTCCCTCATAGGTCTGTCACTAGCTTCGACAACCTCTCGCGTAAATTCCTTATGCGATTTTCTATCCAAAAGGATAAGGTGAAGCACGCACTAagcctcctgggagtaaaacaggaggtcAGAGAACCTTTGAGGGAttacatggaaaggttcaacaaagagTGCCTAGAaattcaagacctgcccacgGAGACAGTGATTATGGGCCTAATAAATGGACTCCGAGAAGGCCCCTTTTCCTAG
- the LOC130970510 gene encoding auxin-binding protein ABP19a, whose amino-acid sequence MKMVLAAIFLVFSLFTFSQASVVDFCVADYTAPNGPAGYSCKSPAKVTVDDFVYSGLGAVGNTSNIIKAAVTPAFDAQFAGVNGLGISTARLDLAPGGVIPLHTHPGASELLVVVQGTICAGFISSDNTVYFKTLKKGDVMVYPQGLLHFQLNGGGTQALAFVSFSSANPGLQILDFALFKSDFPTELITQTTFLDAAQVKKLKGVLGGSG is encoded by the coding sequence ATGAAGATGGTTCTCGCCGCTATCTTCTTAGTATTTTCTCTCTTCACCTTCTCCCAGGCTTCCGTAGTAGATTTCTGTGTTGCTGACTATACAGCTCCCAACGGCCCTGCAGGGTATTCTTGTAAAAGTCCTGCAAAGGTCACCGTAGACGATTTCGTATACAGTGGCCTTGGAGCCGTTGGAAACACCTCAAACATCATAAAAGCCGCCGTGACGCCTGCATTTGATGCCCAGTTTGCAGGCGTCAACGGCCTTGGAATCTCCACGGCCCGTTTAGACTTGGCACCGGGTGGAGTGATACCACTCCACACGCACCCCGGTGCCTCGGAGCTCCTTGTTGTGGTGCAAGGAACGATCTGTGCAGGGTTCATTTCTTCCGATAACACGGTGTATTTCAAGACCCTCAAGAAGGGAGATGTTATGGTGTACCCTCAAGGGCTTTTACACTTCCAACTCAATGGTGGTGGGACTCAGGCTTTGGCGTTTGTGAGCTTCAGCAGTGCCAATCCTGGACTTCAAATCTTGGACTTTGCGTTGTTCAAGAGTGATTTCCCAACTGAGTTGATAACGCAGACAACTTTTCTTGATGCTGCTCAGGTGAAGAAGCTCAAGGGTGTGCTTGGAGGCTCAGGTTAA